From Flavobacterium alkalisoli, the proteins below share one genomic window:
- a CDS encoding DEAD/DEAH box helicase — translation MATFHDLDLPKSLQKALDELGFETPTPIQVKSMPVILSGRDMMGIAQTGTGKTFAYLLPILKQWKFAKTDTPRVVIIVPTRELVVQVAEEVEKLSKYMSIRTLAVYGGVNINTQKNLVYEGVDILVGTPGRLMDLALDNVVRFDALQKLVIDEFDEILNLGFRFQVTSILSMMKAKRQNILFSATMTDDVDEMLNDFFDFPEEVTLAASGTPLEKIKQLGYHVPNFLTKINLLKHLLESNEDMNRVLVFVNNKKTADILMEQIDETFPGQFGVIHSNKSQNYRLNTMATFQDGGLRGIVTTDVMARGLDISDVSHVINMEFPEVEEQYIHRIGRTGRADKTGIAISFIGPKEEELQIEAELLMEKEIEILSMPEHIEIAERLLEFEKERKKVKFLLKKPKLDGAGAFHDKKDKNKKVNLGGPGKRNPKKTEPRNRNAEKKKAQKRKRGK, via the coding sequence ATGGCCACATTTCACGATCTCGATTTACCTAAATCGCTTCAAAAAGCACTTGACGAACTTGGGTTTGAAACCCCTACGCCTATTCAGGTAAAATCGATGCCCGTAATACTTTCAGGCCGCGACATGATGGGTATTGCACAAACAGGTACAGGTAAAACCTTTGCCTACCTTCTACCCATATTAAAGCAATGGAAATTTGCCAAAACCGATACTCCGCGTGTAGTGATTATAGTGCCTACCCGCGAACTTGTGGTACAGGTTGCCGAAGAGGTAGAAAAACTTTCTAAATACATGTCAATCCGTACACTTGCTGTATATGGGGGTGTAAACATTAATACCCAAAAGAACCTTGTTTATGAAGGTGTGGATATACTTGTAGGTACACCGGGAAGGCTAATGGACCTTGCACTGGATAATGTTGTACGTTTTGATGCCCTGCAAAAACTGGTAATCGACGAGTTTGACGAAATCCTTAATCTTGGATTCCGTTTTCAGGTAACATCTATCCTTTCCATGATGAAGGCCAAAAGGCAAAATATCCTGTTCTCTGCTACCATGACAGACGATGTGGATGAGATGCTTAACGACTTTTTTGATTTCCCGGAAGAGGTAACATTAGCAGCATCGGGCACACCGCTTGAAAAAATCAAACAACTGGGATACCATGTGCCAAACTTCCTTACCAAAATAAATTTACTTAAACACCTGCTGGAAAGCAATGAGGACATGAACAGGGTACTGGTGTTTGTAAACAATAAAAAGACTGCCGATATTTTGATGGAACAGATTGATGAGACTTTCCCTGGTCAGTTTGGTGTTATCCACTCTAACAAATCGCAAAATTACAGGCTAAATACCATGGCTACCTTTCAGGATGGCGGACTTAGGGGTATTGTAACTACCGATGTTATGGCCCGTGGTCTTGATATATCGGATGTATCACATGTTATAAACATGGAATTCCCCGAAGTTGAGGAACAGTACATTCACCGTATTGGGCGTACAGGACGTGCTGACAAGACCGGTATAGCAATAAGCTTTATAGGCCCTAAAGAGGAAGAACTGCAAATTGAAGCCGAACTTTTAATGGAAAAGGAAATTGAAATACTTTCAATGCCTGAACATATTGAAATTGCAGAAAGGCTGCTTGAGTTTGAAAAAGAGAGGAAGAAAGTAAAGTTCCTTTTAAAGAAACCTAAACTTGATGGCGCTGGTGCCTTTCACGATAAGAAAGACAAAAACAAAAAAGTCAACCTTGGCGGTCCGGGTAAAAGAAACCCGAAAAAGACGGAACCAAGAAACCGTAACGCCGAGAAGAAAAAAGCACAAAAAAGAAAAAGAGGGAAATAA
- a CDS encoding lactonase family protein: protein MKIARLLILLGCMSLHAQDNYNLIVGTYTNACPSKGIYVYDFNASTGETKLKNTSEDVINPSYVTVSGDNKFLYSVNENGEESTVSSFKYNAATGKIELINKKDSKGADPCYIINDDKHVIVANYSGGTIAVFGKDKHGGITKAKQVIKHNGSSINKQRQESAHVHMVYFSPDKKYVFANDLGTDKIYVYKYDKDTDDEDNILILANTIDVKGGSGPRHLVFSPNGVFFYVLQELDGTLTSYSYVKGKVEKVQETTIVANGFTGQTGAADIHISHDGKYLYATNRGDANTITVFKVHANGRINQVQQITTEGQGPRNFAFGPKENYLLVANQISNDIIFFKRDKTTGLLTDTGKCIELCSPVCLVFTPAK, encoded by the coding sequence ATGAAAATAGCCCGTTTACTTATTTTGTTAGGGTGCATGAGTTTACATGCACAGGATAATTATAACCTTATTGTTGGTACTTATACCAATGCCTGCCCAAGCAAGGGAATTTATGTGTATGATTTTAATGCTTCTACAGGAGAAACCAAACTTAAAAACACTAGTGAAGATGTTATTAATCCAAGCTATGTAACGGTTTCGGGCGATAATAAGTTTTTGTACAGCGTTAACGAAAACGGTGAAGAAAGCACAGTAAGTTCTTTTAAGTATAATGCTGCTACAGGGAAAATAGAGCTAATCAATAAAAAGGATTCTAAAGGTGCCGACCCATGCTATATAATTAATGATGATAAGCATGTAATTGTAGCTAATTATTCGGGTGGTACGATAGCTGTTTTCGGGAAGGATAAGCATGGAGGAATTACAAAAGCCAAACAGGTTATAAAGCATAACGGAAGCAGTATTAATAAGCAGCGCCAGGAAAGTGCACATGTGCATATGGTATACTTTTCTCCCGATAAGAAATATGTTTTTGCTAACGACTTAGGTACCGATAAGATTTATGTTTATAAGTATGATAAGGACACTGATGACGAGGATAATATATTAATCCTTGCCAATACAATTGATGTTAAAGGAGGTAGCGGGCCAAGACATTTGGTTTTTAGCCCTAACGGTGTTTTCTTTTATGTACTGCAGGAACTGGACGGTACATTAACCTCTTACAGTTATGTAAAGGGGAAAGTTGAGAAAGTTCAGGAAACCACAATTGTTGCAAACGGATTTACCGGACAAACAGGAGCAGCTGATATACATATATCTCACGACGGTAAATATTTGTATGCTACGAATAGGGGAGATGCCAATACCATTACCGTATTTAAGGTACATGCTAACGGAAGGATTAATCAGGTACAGCAAATAACTACAGAAGGACAGGGGCCACGTAACTTTGCTTTCGGCCCTAAAGAGAATTATTTACTGGTTGCTAACCAAATTAGCAATGACATTATATTTTTTAAAAGAGATAAGACAACGGGCTTACTAACCGATACGGGGAAATGTATAGAGCTTTGCTCTCCGGTGTGTTTAGTGTTTACTCCGGCTAAGTAA
- a CDS encoding vWA domain-containing protein translates to MQFKHPEILYFLFLLVIPVLVHLFQLRRFQKEYFTNVRFLKELNMQTRKSSKIKKWLLLFTRLFLLACLIIAFAQPFFKASDSNNKSNEMVILLDNSFSMQAKGSKGELLKRAVQDILENTPEDQQFSLITTTGAYWDTDVKTIQKELQNTNYSSVPFHPDFLLTKAETKKPNTGKDIVVITDAINLDTKNISSLDSDKPVYFIVPKAENKANVAVDSVYISQTLDNFYEIGVTLKAYGKADNDVSVALYNGKELTAKTLAKFTEASETLTFTIPKKDFHGHVSISDNSLSYDNDYYFSITKPEKSNVLAIGENAKNKFLSRIYTEDDFVFTSSELGAVDYNSLEKQDAIILNELKEIPQALITTLKSFYAKGGNVVIIPAPDGSVQNLNSLLSGFGNATLQAATQTERQITKISFSHPLYQTVFEKKTDNFQYPKVNSAYTLSGTALPVLSYADQTPFLASATNRLGNVYIFSAAINKQNSNFQNSPLIVPTFYNMAQNSGKTGITAITIGENQSLIIDALLSKDEVVTVKNEEADFIPMQQILNNKIKLSFGDYPETAGNYSVVKNNEVLKNVSFNYPRTESNLSLQNENILKDYTKTDSVSTVYNDIKSQRTASELWKWFIIGTLVFLLLELFIQKFVK, encoded by the coding sequence ATGCAGTTCAAACACCCGGAAATCCTTTACTTCTTATTCCTGTTGGTAATTCCCGTCCTGGTACATTTATTCCAGCTGCGCCGCTTTCAGAAAGAATATTTTACAAATGTGCGTTTCCTTAAAGAGCTTAATATGCAAACCCGCAAAAGCTCTAAAATCAAGAAATGGCTTTTACTTTTTACCCGATTGTTTTTACTGGCATGCCTTATTATAGCTTTTGCACAACCTTTTTTTAAGGCTAGCGACAGCAATAATAAAAGCAACGAAATGGTTATCCTTCTTGATAATTCCTTTTCAATGCAGGCAAAAGGAAGCAAGGGCGAACTGCTTAAAAGAGCTGTACAGGATATACTGGAAAACACTCCCGAAGACCAACAGTTTTCGCTTATTACAACTACAGGAGCCTATTGGGATACCGATGTAAAGACAATACAAAAAGAACTGCAAAACACTAATTACAGCTCGGTGCCTTTTCATCCTGACTTCCTGCTTACCAAAGCAGAAACAAAAAAACCGAATACAGGAAAAGACATTGTGGTTATTACCGATGCAATTAATCTCGACACCAAAAATATAAGCAGCCTTGATTCAGATAAACCTGTATACTTTATAGTCCCAAAAGCCGAAAACAAAGCCAATGTGGCTGTAGACAGCGTTTACATTTCACAAACACTGGATAATTTTTATGAAATAGGTGTTACGCTTAAGGCTTACGGAAAAGCAGATAACGATGTGTCTGTAGCTTTATACAACGGTAAGGAACTTACAGCAAAAACGCTTGCTAAGTTTACTGAGGCATCAGAAACGCTGACTTTCACCATACCTAAAAAAGATTTTCACGGGCATGTTTCCATTTCAGATAACAGCCTTTCTTACGATAACGATTATTATTTCAGTATTACAAAACCTGAAAAATCTAATGTACTGGCTATTGGGGAAAACGCTAAAAACAAATTCCTTTCCAGAATTTATACCGAAGACGATTTTGTTTTCACTTCATCAGAGCTAGGGGCTGTAGACTATAACAGTCTTGAAAAACAGGATGCCATAATACTTAACGAACTTAAGGAAATACCTCAGGCATTAATTACTACCCTTAAATCCTTTTATGCAAAAGGAGGCAATGTAGTTATTATACCTGCTCCTGATGGTTCTGTACAAAACCTAAACAGCCTGCTTTCGGGCTTTGGTAATGCCACACTACAGGCTGCCACACAAACCGAAAGGCAAATCACTAAAATTTCATTTAGCCATCCGCTATATCAAACCGTTTTCGAGAAGAAAACCGATAATTTCCAATACCCTAAGGTAAACTCGGCCTATACCCTTTCAGGCACTGCCTTGCCGGTATTAAGCTATGCAGACCAGACTCCTTTCCTGGCATCGGCAACAAACCGTTTGGGTAATGTGTATATCTTCTCGGCTGCTATCAATAAGCAAAACAGTAATTTCCAGAATTCTCCGCTTATAGTGCCTACTTTTTACAATATGGCACAAAACAGCGGAAAAACAGGTATAACAGCCATAACAATAGGTGAAAACCAAAGCCTTATTATAGATGCCTTGCTTTCTAAAGATGAAGTGGTAACCGTTAAAAACGAGGAGGCCGACTTTATCCCTATGCAGCAGATACTTAACAACAAGATTAAGCTTTCTTTTGGCGATTATCCCGAAACTGCAGGAAACTACAGCGTGGTTAAGAACAACGAAGTTTTAAAGAACGTAAGCTTCAACTATCCTCGAACGGAAAGTAACCTGAGCCTGCAAAACGAAAATATTTTAAAAGACTATACAAAAACAGATTCTGTTTCAACCGTATACAACGATATTAAATCACAAAGGACCGCCAGCGAATTATGGAAATGGTTTATTATCGGTACGCTGGTATTCCTGTTATTAGAACTTTTTATCCAAAAATTTGTAAAATGA
- a CDS encoding dihydroorotase: MNLIFKNATIIDKNSKFNNQAVDIKVENGVITKIGKDIAEEANFDIIQLDNLHISRGWFDSSVNFGEPGYEDRETIKNGLNVAARSGFTDVALQPNANPVIDNQADVSFVLSKARNAATSLHPIGALTKGSEGLDIAELYDMQNAGAVAFGDYNKDLADANLLKIALQYVQDFDGLVIAYAQDSKIKGKGVVHEGIVSTRLGLKGIPALAEELQIARNLFLLEYTGGKMHIPTVSTEKSVQLIREAKAKGLNVTCSVSVHHLVLTDEVLKDFDTRYKVTPPLRPDAIRKALIDGVLDGTIDIITSDHNPLDIEQKKMEFDLAKNGTVGLETAFGALMNVLPADVIIEKLTGGKKIFKVEDHAIEENAKASFTLFTTKGNHTFTKANILSKSKNSAFLGQELKGKAYGIYNNGKLIINE, translated from the coding sequence ATGAACCTGATCTTTAAAAACGCTACCATTATTGATAAAAACAGCAAATTCAACAATCAGGCTGTTGATATTAAAGTAGAAAATGGTGTAATAACCAAAATAGGAAAAGATATTGCCGAAGAAGCAAATTTTGACATTATACAACTGGATAACCTTCATATATCCAGAGGATGGTTTGATAGTTCGGTAAATTTTGGTGAACCCGGTTATGAAGACAGGGAAACTATTAAAAACGGACTTAATGTTGCAGCAAGAAGCGGTTTTACCGATGTTGCCCTGCAGCCTAATGCAAACCCTGTTATAGATAATCAGGCAGATGTAAGTTTTGTACTTAGTAAAGCCCGTAACGCCGCTACATCACTACACCCTATAGGGGCTCTTACAAAAGGAAGCGAAGGACTTGATATAGCCGAATTATACGACATGCAAAACGCCGGAGCAGTTGCCTTTGGTGATTATAATAAAGACCTTGCCGATGCCAATCTGCTTAAAATAGCACTACAGTATGTTCAGGATTTTGACGGACTTGTAATTGCTTATGCACAGGACAGCAAAATAAAAGGAAAAGGAGTTGTACACGAAGGCATAGTAAGTACAAGATTAGGACTTAAAGGTATACCTGCCCTTGCCGAAGAATTACAGATTGCCCGCAACCTATTCCTTCTTGAATATACAGGTGGTAAAATGCATATCCCAACAGTTTCTACCGAAAAATCGGTACAACTGATACGCGAAGCTAAAGCTAAAGGACTTAATGTAACCTGTAGTGTTTCGGTACACCATTTAGTATTGACAGATGAAGTACTTAAGGACTTTGACACCCGTTACAAGGTAACTCCGCCACTAAGGCCGGATGCTATCAGAAAAGCACTTATTGATGGTGTTCTTGACGGTACTATTGATATTATTACCAGCGACCATAATCCGCTTGATATCGAACAGAAAAAAATGGAGTTTGATCTTGCCAAAAATGGTACTGTAGGACTTGAAACTGCTTTTGGTGCATTAATGAATGTTCTTCCTGCAGATGTAATCATTGAAAAACTAACAGGAGGTAAAAAAATCTTTAAGGTAGAAGACCACGCCATAGAGGAGAATGCTAAGGCATCCTTTACCCTATTTACTACAAAAGGAAACCATACCTTTACAAAAGCCAATATCCTTTCAAAATCTAAGAACTCTGCCTTTTTAGGACAGGAACTTAAAGGAAAGGCCTACGGAATATACAACAACGGAAAATTAATTATAAACGAATAA
- a CDS encoding alpha/beta hydrolase, which produces MSESLYYLIREPKVKQDKNPLILLLHGYGSNEEDLFSFASQLPEEYYIISARAPYHIPPYGNAWYAISFDSDMNKFSDDNQAVESRELIVKFIDELLKKYPIDADKVTLLGFSQGAILSYSIALTYPEKIQRVVALSGYLNLDIIDKGFNTKDIEKLRFFISHGVVDQVIPVDWARKAPEVLKDLKLDVEYHEYPVGHGVTPQNFYDLLAWLKK; this is translated from the coding sequence ATGAGTGAATCTTTATATTATTTAATAAGAGAGCCAAAAGTAAAACAGGATAAAAATCCGTTAATTCTACTGCTGCACGGTTATGGCAGTAACGAAGAGGATTTATTTTCTTTTGCATCTCAATTACCCGAAGAATACTATATAATCTCTGCAAGGGCACCCTATCACATCCCTCCATACGGAAATGCCTGGTATGCCATTAGCTTTGATTCGGACATGAATAAATTCTCTGACGACAATCAGGCTGTTGAGTCAAGAGAACTTATAGTAAAGTTTATTGATGAGCTTTTAAAAAAATACCCTATAGATGCAGATAAGGTTACCCTTTTAGGCTTTAGCCAGGGAGCTATTTTAAGCTATTCAATCGCGCTTACCTATCCGGAAAAGATACAGCGTGTAGTAGCTCTTAGCGGTTACCTTAACCTTGATATTATAGACAAAGGCTTTAATACAAAAGATATTGAAAAACTACGCTTCTTTATATCTCACGGCGTAGTAGATCAGGTAATACCGGTAGACTGGGCAAGAAAAGCCCCGGAAGTACTAAAAGACCTGAAACTTGATGTGGAATATCATGAATACCCTGTAGGGCATGGTGTAACACCACAAAACTTCTACGATTTATTAGCATGGCTAAAAAAATAA
- a CDS encoding hydrolase: MKKNIFLYLFIFSLLINVFTYMYFTNKMKFETTRIENLEIKANSLKDSLKMDVDKLYDANYFTLGQNDNAQEYFAGMDIEKIQIAVRDAIYSGNGKAGGNPLINYPQIEGRPFTINNYRILNNRWVIVDFSNGKVYGESILKYFVEDDGSITFETAESLLHANTFN; the protein is encoded by the coding sequence ATGAAAAAGAACATTTTTTTATACCTGTTTATTTTCTCTTTACTTATTAATGTTTTTACATATATGTATTTCACTAATAAGATGAAGTTTGAGACTACCAGAATTGAAAATCTTGAAATAAAGGCTAACTCTTTAAAAGACAGTCTTAAAATGGATGTCGATAAGTTATATGATGCTAATTATTTTACTTTGGGGCAAAATGATAATGCACAGGAATACTTTGCCGGTATGGATATAGAAAAGATACAGATAGCTGTAAGGGATGCGATTTATTCAGGTAACGGTAAAGCAGGAGGAAACCCTTTAATTAATTATCCGCAGATAGAAGGTAGGCCTTTTACAATTAACAACTATAGGATACTTAATAACCGTTGGGTAATTGTAGATTTTTCTAACGGGAAAGTTTACGGAGAATCTATACTTAAATATTTTGTTGAAGACGACGGAAGCATCACTTTTGAGACTGCCGAATCGCTTTTACATGCCAATACGTTTAATTAA
- a CDS encoding MBL fold metallo-hydrolase, producing the protein MKVWFLGTGTSQGIPVIGCNDPVCLSEDPRDKRLRVSILIQWDDYSYVIDCGPDFRQQMLTSKSHKLDGILFTHEHADHTAGLDDIRPFFFRQGDIPIYAHKRVLTELEKRFDYIFEQENKYPGAPSVKEHEVKNNENFTLGNKTVIPVNIMHGNLQVFGYRIDDFAYLTDVKAVEAEEREKLKGLKVMVVSALREAEHPTHFNLDEALAFIEELKPEKAYLTHISHLMGFHAEVQNKLPENVFLAYDNLQITL; encoded by the coding sequence ATTAAAGTATGGTTTTTAGGAACGGGAACTTCACAGGGTATACCTGTAATAGGATGTAACGATCCTGTTTGCCTTAGTGAAGACCCCAGGGATAAGCGCCTGCGAGTATCTATACTGATACAGTGGGACGATTATTCATACGTTATTGACTGTGGCCCTGATTTCAGACAACAGATGCTTACTTCCAAATCTCATAAACTTGACGGTATATTATTTACTCACGAGCATGCCGATCACACCGCCGGACTTGATGATATAAGGCCTTTTTTCTTTCGTCAGGGAGATATTCCAATATATGCCCATAAAAGGGTTTTAACCGAGCTGGAAAAAAGATTTGACTATATTTTTGAGCAGGAAAACAAATATCCGGGAGCCCCTTCTGTAAAAGAGCATGAAGTAAAAAACAATGAAAACTTTACCCTAGGTAACAAAACCGTAATTCCTGTAAATATAATGCATGGCAATCTTCAGGTATTTGGATACAGGATTGATGATTTTGCCTACCTTACCGATGTTAAAGCCGTAGAGGCGGAGGAGAGGGAAAAGCTTAAAGGGTTGAAAGTAATGGTGGTTAGCGCTCTTAGGGAGGCGGAGCATCCTACACATTTTAATCTTGATGAGGCTCTTGCCTTTATAGAAGAGCTTAAACCGGAAAAAGCTTACCTTACCCATATTAGCCATTTAATGGGATTTCATGCCGAAGTGCAAAATAAATTACCGGAAAATGTGTTTTTAGCTTATGATAACCTACAAATAACCTTATAA
- a CDS encoding TonB-dependent receptor, which produces MKLKDSDITLKGDKIIEHVPSIKDKALRINLNENIYGTFAEIGAGQETVRHFFRAGGSSGTIAKAMSAYDKDFSDAIYGNEEDGRYVTESRLKKMLAHEVRLIENRLKRDKHPNKMFFSYANTVATIDFAKQFKGHGWIGIKYQVEPDEDYNEITLHIRFKENDARLQQETLGILGVNLIYGAYYKYNDPKKLLRYLYDHLDKDQLEIDTINFSGPRFADVDNRLMSLQLVKNGMTDAVMFGPDGHNILPAAILYKKNILALRGSFRPVTKVNMDMYEKSYQMFIEENKVEKDKALVIFEITLSNLRSEGEIDERDFMDRAELLCSLGQTVMISNFQEYYKVVEYFSSYTKARMGLAMGVNNLVDIFDEKYYRHLSGGILEAFGKLFYRDLKVFLYPMKENGEIIDSENLMVHPRMKELYKFFKFNGKVIDIKDVDEHHLDIFSREVLKMISKGKSGWEDMLPPGVADTIKKNHLFGYDPKKLVAEQNQ; this is translated from the coding sequence ATGAAATTAAAAGATTCTGATATCACTCTGAAAGGAGACAAGATTATTGAGCACGTTCCTTCTATAAAGGACAAGGCTCTAAGGATAAACCTTAACGAGAACATATACGGTACTTTTGCAGAAATAGGCGCCGGACAGGAAACCGTCCGCCATTTTTTCAGGGCTGGTGGTTCTTCGGGTACGATAGCAAAAGCCATGTCTGCTTACGACAAAGACTTTAGCGATGCCATATACGGTAACGAAGAAGACGGCAGGTATGTAACCGAAAGCCGACTAAAAAAAATGCTGGCACATGAGGTAAGACTTATTGAAAACAGGCTAAAAAGGGATAAGCATCCTAACAAGATGTTTTTTAGTTATGCCAATACTGTTGCTACCATAGACTTTGCCAAGCAGTTTAAAGGCCACGGATGGATAGGTATTAAATACCAGGTTGAGCCTGATGAAGATTATAACGAGATTACCCTTCACATACGCTTTAAGGAAAACGATGCCAGGCTACAACAGGAAACTCTGGGTATACTGGGTGTTAACCTTATTTATGGTGCTTACTACAAATACAACGATCCTAAAAAGCTTTTACGCTATTTATACGACCACTTAGACAAAGACCAGCTTGAAATTGACACTATCAACTTCTCAGGTCCGCGCTTTGCCGATGTGGATAACCGCTTAATGAGCCTTCAGCTTGTTAAAAACGGAATGACCGATGCTGTAATGTTTGGCCCTGACGGCCACAACATACTTCCGGCAGCCATCCTTTACAAGAAAAACATTCTTGCTTTAAGGGGTAGCTTCCGCCCTGTTACTAAGGTAAACATGGATATGTATGAGAAATCATACCAGATGTTTATAGAAGAAAACAAAGTTGAGAAAGACAAAGCTCTTGTAATATTTGAAATCACCCTTTCTAACCTTCGATCTGAAGGGGAGATTGATGAGCGTGACTTTATGGACAGGGCCGAATTACTTTGTTCACTAGGGCAAACTGTTATGATCTCTAACTTCCAGGAATATTACAAAGTAGTTGAATACTTCTCCAGCTACACCAAAGCCCGTATGGGACTTGCAATGGGGGTAAATAACCTTGTAGATATATTTGACGAAAAATACTACCGCCACCTTAGCGGAGGTATACTTGAGGCATTTGGTAAACTATTCTACCGCGACCTTAAAGTATTCCTGTACCCTATGAAAGAAAATGGCGAGATTATAGATTCTGAAAATCTTATGGTACACCCAAGAATGAAAGAGCTTTATAAGTTCTTCAAGTTTAACGGTAAAGTAATAGATATTAAGGATGTGGATGAACACCACCTTGACATCTTCTCCCGAGAGGTATTAAAAATGATAAGCAAAGGTAAATCGGGTTGGGAAGATATGCTTCCTCCGGGTGTAGCCGATACCATTAAGAAAAACCACTTGTTTGGTTACGATCCTAAAAAACTTGTAGCAGAACAAAACCAATAA
- a CDS encoding transglutaminase domain-containing protein codes for MKKTLIYFTLILFTLLSNAQEKKLYKFNNPYYEIDSLAVYTQYKGDIPLLVSDLTKNCTTQLEKSRAIFMWITENIEYDYKAYNKGDGDMGMPEHKAGKEYGKAYAKWEDNYLKNIISKKKAICSGYSWLFKKMCDLSGIQSSVVSGYIKQKKGEIGKTGKLDHAWNVMLIDDKYYYIDATWGAGYCFKNEKGKLESFVKRRNYFYWLIPHDKLLIDHFPEDPEWIRHKPYVNAMEDYKNQPYYEKGIIPYIKIVKPESGIINARVGDTIHFEIEVENYTGPFTMHTTTNLKPDEYTQTKFKRIGTILTFDYPIENKRIRELTVYSDGFEILIFKIKIK; via the coding sequence ATGAAAAAAACACTTATTTACTTTACCCTTATCCTCTTTACCCTTTTAAGCAATGCTCAGGAAAAGAAGCTTTATAAATTCAACAATCCTTATTACGAAATTGATAGCCTTGCTGTCTATACCCAGTACAAAGGAGATATCCCTTTATTAGTTAGTGACCTAACCAAAAACTGTACTACACAGCTGGAGAAAAGCCGTGCCATATTTATGTGGATTACAGAAAATATAGAGTACGATTATAAAGCATATAATAAAGGCGACGGCGATATGGGCATGCCTGAACATAAGGCCGGAAAAGAGTATGGTAAAGCATATGCTAAATGGGAAGACAATTATTTAAAAAATATTATTTCCAAAAAGAAAGCAATCTGTTCCGGATATTCCTGGTTGTTTAAAAAAATGTGTGATTTATCCGGTATACAAAGTTCTGTTGTTAGCGGATATATAAAACAGAAAAAAGGGGAAATAGGAAAAACAGGAAAGCTTGATCATGCCTGGAACGTAATGCTTATTGATGATAAATATTATTATATAGATGCAACCTGGGGAGCCGGTTATTGTTTCAAAAATGAAAAAGGAAAACTTGAAAGTTTTGTTAAACGCCGTAATTATTTTTACTGGCTTATTCCTCATGACAAACTACTGATTGATCACTTTCCTGAAGACCCTGAGTGGATAAGACATAAACCATACGTAAATGCTATGGAAGACTATAAAAATCAACCTTATTACGAAAAAGGAATAATACCTTACATAAAAATCGTCAAACCTGAATCAGGTATAATTAATGCAAGGGTTGGCGATACTATTCACTTTGAAATAGAGGTTGAAAATTATACCGGACCTTTTACTATGCATACGACAACAAATCTAAAGCCAGACGAATACACTCAAACTAAATTTAAACGTATAGGCACTATACTGACTTTTGATTATCCGATAGAAAATAAAAGAATAAGGGAACTAACTGTATATTCTGACGGGTTTGAGATACTTATCTTCAAGATAAAAATAAAATAA